The window CCAACGGCGGCTACCGCCTGGACCGTCCGGCGAAGGAGGTCACGCTCGCCGAGGTCATCGAGGCGCTCGGCGGCAGCGACCGGCGGCACGGGCGCTGCCTGCTCGAGGAGCGGCAATGCTCCGCCGGCGGGACCTGCGCGCTGCACGCCGCGGCCGTCGAGGCCGACGAGCGCATGCGCTCGTCGCTGCGCTCTCTCACTTTGGCCGATCTCAAGCTGCCGCGGAAGTCCAAGCGCGCTTGATCCCCGGCCTGCTCCTCGCCGCGGCGCTCGCCGTCCGCGCGGAGCCGGCCCCCCAGGCGTCGAAGCTTCCCGAGGACCTCGGCCCCGCGACGATCGACGTCTCGAGCTACCCTCCCGAGCAGCGCCGCGTCTACAAGGAGGTGTTCCTGCGCGTTTACGGGTTCCTCGACGGCGGCCCGGCGCGGGCGATCAACTCGCCCCTGCTCGAGATCGACCCCGCGGGGGAAGCGGCCGAGCGCCGGGCTCATCCCGGGGAGTACTCGGACGCGAGCCTCGTCGCCCCTTCGCGCGACGGCTGGCGCCGGGAGGTTCTGCGCGTCAAGCTGCGGCCCCCGTGCTGCGGCGCCTGCCCTGTCCTGTCGGGGGAGGAGGCGCGGCAATTGTGGAACTTTTTGGTGTATGATTCGGTTCGCCGCAAGACCGGCCCGGCCGCCGCGGCCTGGTTCTCGAGCCGCCGTGAGCTGATCCGCCGTTTCGCCGCCGGAAAGGGGGGGAAATGAGAATCATCGCCATCGCCGCCGCCGTGCTGCTGTCCGCGACGGTCCGCGCCGCGGAAACGATCGAGAACGCCGTCCTGACCGCCGCGCCCGAGGTCCCGCCGGCCGTCGCCCGCAAGGCCCCAGCCACGGTCAAGGTCCTGCTCGAGACGAAAGAGGCGACGGGTCCGCTGCTGGAGAGCATCGGCAATCCGACCTTGTACCGCTTCTGGACCTTCAACGGGACGGTGCCGGGCCCGTTCATCCGCGTGCGCGAGGGCGACACGCTGGACCTCACGCTGAAGAACCCCTCGACCAGTTCGATGGCGCACAACATCGACCTGCACGCGGTCACCGGTCCCGGCGGGGGCGCGGCGGTCACCTTGGCCAAGCCGGGCGAGACCGCGCGGGCCCGCTTCAAGATGCTGGCCCCCGGACTGTACGTCTACCACTGCGCCGCGCCGCCGGTCACCGATCACATCGCCAACGGCATGTACGGCTTGATCCTCGTCGAGCCAAAGGAGGGCCTGCCGAAGGTCGACAAGGAGTTCTACGTCCTGCAGTCCGAGTTCTACACGAAGGAGGAGCTCGGCTTCGAGGGGCTGACGACCTACGCTCCGGAGAAGGCCGCGGCCGAGACGCCGACCTACGTCGTCTTCAACGGCAAGCACGGCTCGATGACGGAGGAGGGAGCCCTGAAGGCGAAAGTCGGCGACAAGGTCCGCGTCTACTTCGGCAACGCCGGCCCGAACAAGACCTCGTCGTTCCACGTCATCGGCACGATCTTCGACCGCGTCTTCCGCGAGGGCGGCCTGGCGAGGAGCGACGAGAACATCCAGACGACGGTGGTCCCGCCCGGCGGAGCCGCGACGGTCGAGTTCACCCTCAAGGTCCCCGGCGCCTACACCTTGGTCGATCACGCGATCTTCCGGCTCGAGAAGGGCGCCGTCGGGCTGCTCAACGCCGAGGGCCCCGAGGCGCCCGACCTCTACCGCGCCGTGAAATAAGAGAAGCCGCGCGCGGGGCCTCCGGGGCTCCGCGCGCGGCTTTTTCGCGTCTTAAGCGACGAGCTCCGGCTCGCGGTTCCCGTCGGGGCGGGCGTCGGCGGCCTTCTTCTCATCGGCGAACGAGTGGCCGGTGGCCAGCCCGATCATGAACAGGATCAGCGCGACGGCGCCGAGCGCGAACACGGTGTCCCCGGGCGCGCGCAGCCACCGCAACGTCGACATCAGCGGCGTCTGCAGGAACTCGGGGCTGCGGGCGTACCAGTAGCCCGTGTCGATCGACGCGACGGTCTGCAGCAGCCCGACGGGCAAAAGGCTCATCAGGCACATCGCCATGAGCCCGCCGTTCATGCCCCAGAAGGCGACGGAGATCATGCCGTCCTTCCAGCGCCGCCCGGCCGTCGCCGCCCGCAGGCAGAACAAGGTCAGCCCGATGCCGAGCATGCCGTACACGCCGAACAGCGCGGCGTGGCCGTGCAGCGGCGTCGTGTTGAGCCCCTGCATGTAGTACAGCGCGGCCGGCGGGTTGATCATGAAGCCGAACAGACCCGCGCCGACCATGTTCCAGAACGCGACGGAGACGAAGAACAGCACCGGCCAGCGGTAGTCGCGCATCCACGGGGCGGCGCGCGAGACCCGCAGGTGGTCCCACGCCTCGTAGCCCATCAGCGCCAGCGGCACGACCTCGAGCGCGCTGAACACCGAGCCGAGCGCGAGCGCCACGGTCGGCGTGCCCGTGAAGTACAGGTGGTGCAAAGTCCCGATGATGCCGCCCGCGAGGTAGATCGTCGCGGCGAGCAAGGTCGCCTCGGCGGCCTTCGCGTCGTCGACGAGCCCCATCT of the Elusimicrobiota bacterium genome contains:
- a CDS encoding Rrf2 family transcriptional regulator, with translation MTPDMNLVGLSQPLRHALQALAVVAARPGEALELTGIARRFSLPEAALAKSFQALVRAGVLNSRRGPNGGYRLDRPAKEVTLAEVIEALGGSDRRHGRCLLEERQCSAGGTCALHAAAVEADERMRSSLRSLTLADLKLPRKSKRA
- the nirK gene encoding nitrite reductase, copper-containing codes for the protein MRIIAIAAAVLLSATVRAAETIENAVLTAAPEVPPAVARKAPATVKVLLETKEATGPLLESIGNPTLYRFWTFNGTVPGPFIRVREGDTLDLTLKNPSTSSMAHNIDLHAVTGPGGGAAVTLAKPGETARARFKMLAPGLYVYHCAAPPVTDHIANGMYGLILVEPKEGLPKVDKEFYVLQSEFYTKEELGFEGLTTYAPEKAAAETPTYVVFNGKHGSMTEEGALKAKVGDKVRVYFGNAGPNKTSSFHVIGTIFDRVFREGGLARSDENIQTTVVPPGGAATVEFTLKVPGAYTLVDHAIFRLEKGAVGLLNAEGPEAPDLYRAVK